The following DNA comes from Micromonospora chokoriensis.
GTGTCCCGGCGGCGCAGCAGTGCTGCTCTCGCCCGGCGCGCCGCCCACAGGTTCACCACCGCCACCACGCCCAGCGCGAGCACGACGGCCAGCAGCGACGGTTCGAGCGTGTGTCGCGGCACGGTGATGACCGCCGCGCCGACCGTGAACACCAGCCACGCGCCGAGGCCGAGCCATCCGGCGACGACCCGATCCCGGGCGAACAACGAGGTCCGTCGGGTCACCGCCCAGCCACCGAACACCGCCCAGCACAGACCGATCACCACCAGGACCGCGAAGGCCGCGGCCGTGCGCGGCGGCAACCCGGGCTCGGTCGCCCAGAGCAGGCCGACGAGGGCGCTCCCGGTCAGACCGGCGAGGGCCACGGCCAGGTAACCGACCCTCCTGCGCAGCGACAGCGGCGCGTCGAGTCGTGCCAGCACCTCTTCCGGCGTCATGCCTCGTACCCCTTCCGTGCCAGTTCGTTGCGTAACAACCTGCGGGCCCGGTTGAGCCGCGACTTGACGGTGCCGACGGGCACGGCGCAGATCTGCGCGCAGGCGTCCAGCGGCAGATCCTCCAGGTAGAAGAGGACGAGCACCTCCCGTTCCCGGACGGGTAGCGCCGCGAGCGCTCCGGCCAGCGTCTCCCGGTTGACGATCTCCTCCGCCTCGTCGTCGCCCGGCAGGTCGTCGATCGGCTCGGGATCGGGGCGCGCGTACGCGGCCCGCAGCCGGTTCATCACCGCCCGACGGGCGATGGCGAACAACCACGGGGTGAACCGGTCCGGCTGCCGCAGCTTCGGCAACCCCCGGAACACCGCCAACCAGATCTCCTGCACCACGTCGTCGTCGGATCCGCCGAGCATCCGCCCGACGTACCGCTCGACCGCCGGATGCCAGCCCTGCACCAGCTCGGTGAACGCCTTCCGCTCGCCGAGCTGACAGCGGACCACCAGCAACTCATCGCTCATCGGCCCTCCTTCGCCTGTTCAGTCGGCGTGAGGGCCCGGCAGGTTCACGTCCGGCCACCACCATCGCAGGGCGGCGTGCCGACGACCCGGGTAGGACCGGCCGGAGGCGTACCCCTCGTCAGACCAGCGGCGCCGGTGCGGAGCGGTCACCGTCGTCGGCGGCGCGGACCCCGACGGGTGCCGTGATCGGAGCGGCCACGATGCGACTGGGCAGCACCGGGGCGTCCCGGCCGGTGCCCCGCCGGCCGTCGCCGCCGGCGGATTCCTCGTGGTAGTCCTGCTCCACGTTGACCGACCAGACGTCGTGCGTACTGCCGGTGGCGATGTTCTCGGCGGTGAGCATCGCGGTGAGCATCGAGTGGTCCTGGTTGTTGTAGCGGTGCATGCCGTTGCGGCCCACCGGGTGCACGTTCGGCACCGCCTCGGTCAGCCACTCCCGGATCACGTCCACGTTGTGCTGGTAGCGCTCGTCGTACACCGGGTAGGCCTTGGGCATGCGCACGACGTAGCCGGCCTCCACCACACCGGGCCGGACCAACCCCAACCGCTCCAGCTCCGCGGTCGCCAACGCCACGAGGTCGGCATCGGGGGTACGCCACATCTCGTCGCCCTCGAACACGAAGTACTCCAGGCCCAGACAGGTGCGGCCGTCCTTGACGAGGTACGGCGACCAGGAGCCGAAGTTCTGGATCCGGCCCACCCGTACCCCCGGGTCGTGCACGTAGATCCAGTTGTCCGGGAACGAGAACTCGGCCGGCACCACCAGCGCGACGGTCAGGAAGTCGCGGTAGCGCAGGTCGGCGGCGCAGGCCAGCACCTCCGGGGGCGCCGGCGGGCGCATCGCGGCCACCAGTTCCGAGATCGGCATGGACGAGATCACGTGCTCGGCCGGCCGGGTGCGCTGCCCGCCCATGCCGTCGACGGTCACGCTGACGGCCCGCCGTCGTTCCGGATCGCGGTGCACGGCGGTGACCCAGCTGCCTGTCGACAGGTGACCGCCACGCGTGCGGACCTGCTCGGCGCAGCGTTCCCACATCATGCCCGGCCCGTACTTCGGGTACTGGAACTGCTCGATCAGGCTGGTCACGTCGGTGCGCCGACGGCTGGGCAGCAACGCGTTGCGGATCGCCGTCGCCAGCGACAGGTTCTTGATCCGCTGCGCGGCCCAGTCGGCCTGCAAGCGGTCCGCCGGCATTCCCCAGACCTTCTCGGTGTACGTCTTGAAGAAGATCGAGTACAGCCGCCAGCCGAAGCGGGCCGACACCCAGCCCTCGAAGTGCGACTGGTCCCGGGGCGGGCGCAGTCGGGCCCGCGCGTACGAACCGAGGCAGCGGGCGGCCTCCGGCAGCCCCAGGTTGCGCAGCGCGTTCATGGCGCTGAGCGGGTAGTGGAACAACGCGCCCCGGTAGAAGATCCGGCTCATCCGGGGTCGGGTCAGGAAGTCCTCGTCCGGCAGGATCTCGTGCCAGAACGCCTCCACCCGGGGCACCTTCGTGAAGAACCGGTGCCCGCCGATGTCGAACCGCCACCCGTCGCGTTCCACGGTTCGGCTGATCCCGCCGACCACCTCGTCGGCTTCGAACACCTGGACCGGCAGGCCGTGCCGGAGCAGCTCGTACGCGGCCGTGAGCCCTGCCGGCCCCGCGCCGATGACCACCGTGCCGTGCTGCTCGCTCATGGTGCCGTGCTCCCTGCCCACCGTCATGGTTGAGGTGCGGCGCGTACCCGTTCTGCACCGATTGTCACCCTTGTCCTGGGTGATTTCCGCTTCGGCCTGGCACGCGGCGGCGTACAACGGGAGGGGCGACACCCGCGCGCGACGGGCGGGCCGGCGGACCGGGGGAGCGGGGCGGATGCACCGGTGGCGAGGCGGCGCGGCGACGCTGGCCGCGCGCACCGTCGCGGCCGGCCACGGCGCAGCCCGCCTGGCCCGCCGGGTGCCGACGCCCTGGGCGTACGTGATCGGTCTGTTCGTCGGCGCGAAGCTGCTGCTGACACTGCTCGGTCTGCTGGTCCTGCACGCCTGGGACGGCATCCCCGGCGCGCCCCCGGCGGACGAGGCACTGATGTGGGCCCAGCAGCGGGACATCTCCGGGCACCGGTGGATCTCCTTCTGGTTCGCCTGGGACTCGCTGCTCTACCTCCGCCTGACCGAGCTGCCCCTGACCGGGCCGTGGCGGGACTTCGGCTTCCCCCTGCTGTACCCGTTCCTGGCCCGCCCGGTCGGCGCGCTGCTCGGCGGCGACACCGCGCTCGCCCTGCTGCTGATCAGCAACGTCGCCTTCCTGCTGGCCCTCTGGTACGGCTACCGACTCGCCGAGCTGCTCCTCGGTGACGCGGACTCGGCCCGCCGGTTCACCAGGTACCTGGTGCTGCTGCCGACGGCGTTCCTGTTCCAGGCCGCGCTGACCGAGTCGTTGTTCGTCTGTCTCGCGCTGGCCGCCTTCTACCACGCCGAGCGGAGCCGCTGGCTGCTCGTCGGCGTCATCGGCTACTTCCTGGCGATGAGCCGGTCCGTCGGCCTGCTCGTGGCGCTGCCGTTGGCGCTCGTACTGCTCCGTCAGCACGACTGGCGGCTCGGCCCCCGCGCCCTGCTCGGCTACCTCCGGACCGGCTGGCCGCTGCTGCTCCTGCCCGCCGGATGGTTCACCTTCATGGCCTACTGCCGGTGGCGCGGCGGCGACTGGTTCGCCTACCAGCACGCCCAGGAGACCGGGTGGGGGATCCAGGTGCAGAACCCGCTGCCGGTGCTGTGGCACGGGCTGGTCGGAGAGCCGCGCGACGCCGCCCGGGTCTGGTTCGCCGTGGTCGTCCTGGTCGTGCTGGCCGCCGGGTTCCGCCGTCGGGAACTGCCCTACCTGGTGTACGGCGTCCTCATGGTGCTCGTGCCGCTGTCGATGGGCCCGGCGGTGTACAAGAGCCTGCTGCGCTACCTGCTCGCCGCGTTCCCGGTGGCACTGGTCCTCGCTCGCTGGGCCCGCCACGCCGGCGCCGACGTGTGGCTGACCGCGACGCTCGCCGTGGTGCAGGGGGCGCTGTTCGTGCTCTGGCTCAGCTACTGGACCCACATGATCATCTGATGGCGTCGGTGCTGGCCGGGGCAGCTGGTGCGCGCCGACGACCGGCTCGCCGGCCGGGAGGCTCTGCGGCAGTCGCAGGCACCTGACCCGTCGTACCCGACCGTGGCCCGGTTCGCGCCCTGCGTACCCACCTGCCGCAGTGAGCGGCCCCGGGCCGCGACCGAACGGTGGTCCTGTGCGACTCTGCTACCCGTCGTTGCCCACTCACCTTCGGGGAGGCCCGGTGTTCGCCCTGCCGCTGACCGAGGATGTCGAGCTCCGCCCGCTGGAGCCGTGGCGGGCCGAGGAGTTCCTCGCCCACATGGACCGCGCCCGCGAGCACATCCAGCCCTGAGTGTCGCCGTCCTTCGCCGCCACCGACCTGGCCACGGCCCGAGCCGTGTTGCAGCGGTACGCCGACCGCTGGGCCGGCGACAGCGGAGGCATGTGGGGCCTGTGGTGGCGGGGCACCCTCGTCGGCGGGGTCATCTTCGTGTCGTTCGACGCGGCCAGCGGCGCCTGCGAGGTCGGATGCTGGGTGGAGCCGGCAGCCGAGGGCAGGGGCATGGTCGCGCCGGCGATCCGCCGGATCGTCGACTGGGCGGTCCGCGAGCGCGGCATCCAGCGGGTGGAGTGGCGCACCAACGCCGACAACATCCGCAGCAAGGCCCTCGCCCGTCGACTCGGTCTACGCCTCGACGGCACACTCCGCCAGCTCAGGCCCGGCCCGCAGGGGCGGATCGACCTGGAAATCTGGTCGGTGCTGGCCGACGAGTGGCTGGCCGGGGCGAACGGATCGCCGTCCACCGTCCACTGACGACGGATTTCTGTCGTACCCGGGCGACACCATGCATTCATGGCCGTCCCCGCGCTCACCCCTCATTCCGACCCGCCGCGTTCCGTGCCGCTGCGTGAGGCGCGCACCCGGTTCAGCCAGCTCGTCGCGCTGGCCGAGCTGACCGACGCGGTCACCGTCGTCACCCGCGACGGTGACCCCCGCCCGGTCGCCGCCATCGTCCCCGCCGCGGCAGCCCGCAACGGCGCACAGGCCCGTGCCGACGCCGAACGGCTCGCCGCCGTCACCGCCGGTTGGGCCCGACGCCTCGACGATCAGCACCGACGCAGCAGTCAACGACACGCCGCGGAGTTGAGCGCGGTCCGCGCGGCGCTGGCCGAGGCCTGGGCCGAGCTGGATCGGCGCGTCGTCCCGGGCAGCGACCCCGCGCTGGCCCGACTGCGTGCCGCGCACACCGACCTGCTCGCCGGCTGACCGATTTCCCGCCGTCAGCCGGTGGCCGGGTAGGCGTGCGTCTCGGTGGCCTTCACCGCCACCCACACGCGCTGACCGGGGACCAGCCGCAACTGGGCGACGGCGGCCGGCGTGACGTCAGCGGCCACCTCGATCGGCCCGTCCACCTGCACGCGCAGGTTGTCGCCGTGCCGCTGCACACCGGCCACCGTTCCCGCCCAGGTGTTACGCGGGCTGCCCTCGGGTCGGCTCGGATGCAGGGCCACCGCCGCAGGCCGGAACGCCACGAACGCCTCACCGTCCAGCCGGTCCGCGACGGCGAGGGTCAACTCCGGCGCCACCCGCACCCCGAGACCGTCGGCCCTGCCCCGGTAGAGGTTCAGCCCCACCAGCCTGGCGACGTAGTCCGTGCGCGGACGGGCGGTCACGCTCGGCCCGTCACCCTCCTGGACCACCCGCCCGCCCTCGACGATGACCAGCCGGTCCGCCAGGGCGAGCGCGTCCAGCGGGTCGTGGGTGACCAGCAGCGTCGCGCCCGGGTGCGCGGCCAGATGGCGGTGCAGCTCGGCGCGGGTCTCCAGCCGGGTGCGCGCGTCCAGGGCCGCGAGCGGCTCGTCCAACAGCAACAGTGACGGCGCGAGCGCCAACGCGCGCGCCAGCGCCACCCGTTGTGCCTGGCCACCGGAGAGCTGCCGGGGGCGACGGTGCGCCTGACCGTCGAGCCCCACCCGGTCGAGCCAGTCACGGGCCGTGGCCCGTGCCGTCCTCCGGTCGACGCCGTGCCGACGCGGCCCGAAAGCCACGTTGTCCAGTGCGCTCAGGTGCGGAAAGAGCAGATAGTCCTGGAAGACCACACCGATCGACCGGCGTTCCGTCGGCACCCAACCCCGGGTCGCCGGACGGTCCAGGTCGACGCCGTCGAGCGTGACGTGGCCGTCGGTGAGGGGGTGCAGCCCGGCCAGGGCACGCAGCGCGGTGGTCTTGCCGGCACCGTTCGGGCCGAGCAGAGCGACGACCTCGCCGGGCGCGACCCGTAACGGCACGTCGAGTCGGAACGTACCCCGGTCGACGACGAGCCGGGCGTCGAGCAGCGGACCGGTCATGCGCTGGTCATCCAGCGGTCGCGCAGCGCGACCAGGATGCCGACCGACACGACGAGCAACACCAGGCTGAGCACGATCGCGGACTCCAGGTCGGTCTCCAACGCCAGGTAGACGGCGAGTGGCATGGTCTGCGTCCGGCCGGGATAGTTGCCGGCGAAGGTGATGGTGGCACCGAACTCCCCGAGCGCCCGCGCCCAGCAGAGCACCGCGCCGGCGGCCAGCCCCGGCGCCACCAGCGGCAGCGTCACATGGGTGAAGGTGGTCCACCGGCTGGCACCCAGCGTCGCGGCGGCCTCCTCGAACCGGTGGTCGGCAGCACGGAGGGCGCCCTCCACGGCGATGACCAGGAACGGCATGGCCACGAACGACTCGGCCAGCACGACACCCGTGGTGGTGAAGGGCAGGGTGATGCCGAACGTGGCGTCGAGCCAACCGCCGAGCAGCCCACGCCGACCGAAGACCAGCAACAGCGCCACCCCACCGACCACCGGCGGCAGCACCAGCGGCACCGTGACCAGCGCGCGCACCAGCCGACGGCCGGGGAAGTCGACCCGGGCCAACATCCAGGCCAGCGGCACCCCGAGCGCCAGGCAGAGAACGGTGGCCAGGGTCGCGGTCTGCACCGACAGCCGCAGAGCGGTCAGCGCGCCCGGCTCGGTGAGCCGCCCCGGCAGTGTCGTCCACGGCGCCCGGATGACCAGCCCGGCCAACGGCAGGACGAGGAAGAGCAGCCCCAGCCCGGCGGGGATCAGCAGCGCCGCCGGCACCCGCCCCCGCCGCCGGGACATTGCGTGATCGAGCAGCCGGCTCATGGAGTCTGGAAGCCGGCCTCGACGAGGACCGACTGCGCCGCCGCCGAGCGGACGTACGCGACGAAGGCCCGCGCGGCGGTCCGGTTCGGTGCGTCCTTCAGCGCGACGATCGGGTAGTCGTTGACCGCCCGCGCCGACTCGGGGAACTCCACGCCGGTCACGTCGGCGCTCGCCGCCCGCGCGTCGGTGCGGTAGACCAGGGCCGCGTCGACCTCACCCAGCTTCACCTTGGCGAGCGCGCCCTTGACGTCCCGCTCGAGAGTGGCCGGCGTCAGCGCGACACCCGCCGAGTCCAGCGCGGTGAGCGCCGCCGCGCCGCAGGGCACCTGCGTGGCGCACAGTGCCACCTTCACGCCGGGCTTGCCGAGGTCGGCCAACCCTTCGACCCCTGCCGGGTTGCCCCGGGGCACCGCGATGACCAACTGGTTGCGGGCGAAGACGCGCGGCGTGCCGTCGGCGTTGCCGGCCTCGGTGACGGTGGTCATGGTCGCCGGGGCGGCCGAGGCGAACACGTCGGCCGGCGCACCCTGGTTGATCTGGTTGGCCAGGGCGGAGCTGCCGGCGAAGTTGAGGGTCACCGTGCTGCCCGGGTTGGCGGCCTCGAAGTCCTTCCCGATCCGGGTGAACGACTCGGTCAGCGAGGCGGCCGCGAACACCGTCACCGCGCCGACGCCCCGACCGTCACCGTCACCGCCGGAGGCCCGGCCACCGTCCGCGCCGCAGCCGGCGACAGCCAGTGCCAGCAGGACCGCTGCCACCCGCCGCATCGCCCGCGTGCTGTTCCACGCGTTCTTGTGCGCGTTCGTCTGGGAGGCCTTGCGCATGGTCATCCGCCAGCCCGTCGCGCCGTCCGTCCGGGCGTCCTTCGGCGCGTTCATCCGCCAGCCCTTCCCCTGGTCGTGGTGGGCGCGGCCCGCTCCACCACCACGGTGGTCGACTTGATCACCGCGACGGCCACCGAACCGACGCGCAGGTCGAGCTCGTCGACCGCCTCCCGGCTCATCAGCGACACGACGCGGAACGGGCCGGCCTGGATGTCGACCTGGGCCATCACCGTGTCCTTGCGGACGTCGACGACGATGCCGCGAAGCCGGTTGCGGGCGGAGGAGAACTCCGTACCCGCATCCGGGTCGGCGGCCTGAGCGCGGGCGAACGCGGCCAGGTCGACACCGTCGATCACCCGGTGGCCGTGCTCGTCGCGCCCGGCCGTCAGCCGCCCGGCGTCCACCCAGCGGCGGATGGTGTCGGAGCTGACACCGAGCAGGTCGGCCGCCTCGCCGATCCGGAAGGTCGTCACCGACCGACCCTATCGCCCGCACCTGCAAGCACGAAAGCCCGAAACGGCCCGCACTCACCTCAGGAAGTGGGTGTGCGGGCCAGCAATTGCGCCCCACGGGTCACGCTTTCGGCGCCGCCCACCAAGATCGCGCTACAACCAGGATGTAGTGGTGTCGGCGCGCCGGCGAGGCCCCTACATCCTGGTTCGAGCGCGATCGTGGCGTCGGCCGCGCGCTTGCGGCTGTCCGCGCGAGGTGTTCGTCGTCAAGATCCGCGCAACATCGGGGATGTTGGTGTTTCCCGCGTGTTGGATGCAGCAACATCGCCGATGTTGTGAGGATCTTGGCGCGGGGCGCGGGGCGCGGGGCGCGGGGCGCGGGGCGCGGGGCGCGGGGCGCGGGGCGCGGGGCGCGGGGCGCGGGGCGCGGGGCGCGGGGCGCGGGGCGCGGGGCGCGGGGCGCGGGGCGCGGGGCGCGGGGCGCGGGGCGCGGGGCGCGGGGCGCGGGGCGCGGGGCGCGGGGCGCGGGGCGCGGGGCGCCCGCCCACGGTCGGCGCAGTCCGGGAAAGTGCTGCCTCGGGGCGAGTGGAGGCAGCACTTTTCCTGTTGTTGCGCGGATCGTGGGCGGGCGTCCGGTTCAGGGATCAGCAGTTGCGCAGTTCGGGGGACTGGTTGAGGAGTTGGCCACGGGTCGACACGAAGCGCCGGTAGCGCTCCCCGTCGACGGCCGACGGCCGGAACGCGGCGACGCGGTGGCAGTTCTGGAAGGCGAGGCGTACACCGAAGTGTCGTTCCAGGCCGCCGCGGATCGCGTCGCTCGCCAGCGCCCTGAGCAGTTGCCCCCGGTCGGCGTCGCTGGGTGGCGGGACGACGTTGTCGGCCAGTTCGGCGTCGCCCGACTCAAGCTCGGCCACCACCCGGCTCACGGTGGCCCAAGCGTACGGGAGCGAGTCACGGACGCAGGCGATGAACGCCTCGTCGTCCACGGGGCCGCGTTCGGCGGCGTCGAGCAGGGCGGGCGGGACGGTGAGTGACATGGTTCTCCTCCGTATCGCTAACGAATACCGTTTCCAATAACGGCACGGAGTGAGCAGACCACGTCGTCGGACGCACGTCAACGAGGTGCCGGCGCGCCGCGCCGCCACCCCTTCGAAAACCTCGTTCAACCCAACCGCCACCGCGCAAGAACCGCGCCGCGAAACGCCCGTCACGAAACGCGGCCCGTCACGGAACGCGGCCGGTCACGGGAACGCGGCCGGTCACGGGAACGCGGCCGGCCACGGGAACGCGGCCGGTCACGGGAACGCGGCCCGCCACCAACCGCCGACACCGCCGCCGGCCCTCGAAACGCGGGCGGCCCCGACGAGCGGGACCAGCTCAGACCCGGCGGGGGTGGCCCTTGAGGTGTCGGCCCAGTTCGCGGGCGATCTCCCGGTTGGCGTCCCGCTCGGCCAACGTCTG
Coding sequences within:
- a CDS encoding NAD(P)/FAD-dependent oxidoreductase: MSEQHGTVVIGAGPAGLTAAYELLRHGLPVQVFEADEVVGGISRTVERDGWRFDIGGHRFFTKVPRVEAFWHEILPDEDFLTRPRMSRIFYRGALFHYPLSAMNALRNLGLPEAARCLGSYARARLRPPRDQSHFEGWVSARFGWRLYSIFFKTYTEKVWGMPADRLQADWAAQRIKNLSLATAIRNALLPSRRRTDVTSLIEQFQYPKYGPGMMWERCAEQVRTRGGHLSTGSWVTAVHRDPERRRAVSVTVDGMGGQRTRPAEHVISSMPISELVAAMRPPAPPEVLACAADLRYRDFLTVALVVPAEFSFPDNWIYVHDPGVRVGRIQNFGSWSPYLVKDGRTCLGLEYFVFEGDEMWRTPDADLVALATAELERLGLVRPGVVEAGYVVRMPKAYPVYDERYQHNVDVIREWLTEAVPNVHPVGRNGMHRYNNQDHSMLTAMLTAENIATGSTHDVWSVNVEQDYHEESAGGDGRRGTGRDAPVLPSRIVAAPITAPVGVRAADDGDRSAPAPLV
- the modB gene encoding molybdate ABC transporter permease subunit, whose protein sequence is MSRRRGRVPAALLIPAGLGLLFLVLPLAGLVIRAPWTTLPGRLTEPGALTALRLSVQTATLATVLCLALGVPLAWMLARVDFPGRRLVRALVTVPLVLPPVVGGVALLLVFGRRGLLGGWLDATFGITLPFTTTGVVLAESFVAMPFLVIAVEGALRAADHRFEEAAATLGASRWTTFTHVTLPLVAPGLAAGAVLCWARALGEFGATITFAGNYPGRTQTMPLAVYLALETDLESAIVLSLVLLVVSVGILVALRDRWMTSA
- a CDS encoding SCO5389 family protein, with translation MSLTVPPALLDAAERGPVDDEAFIACVRDSLPYAWATVSRVVAELESGDAELADNVVPPPSDADRGQLLRALASDAIRGGLERHFGVRLAFQNCHRVAAFRPSAVDGERYRRFVSTRGQLLNQSPELRNC
- the modA gene encoding molybdate ABC transporter substrate-binding protein — encoded protein: MRRVAAVLLALAVAGCGADGGRASGGDGDGRGVGAVTVFAAASLTESFTRIGKDFEAANPGSTVTLNFAGSSALANQINQGAPADVFASAAPATMTTVTEAGNADGTPRVFARNQLVIAVPRGNPAGVEGLADLGKPGVKVALCATQVPCGAAALTALDSAGVALTPATLERDVKGALAKVKLGEVDAALVYRTDARAASADVTGVEFPESARAVNDYPIVALKDAPNRTAARAFVAYVRSAAAQSVLVEAGFQTP
- a CDS encoding TOBE domain-containing protein, with the protein product MTTFRIGEAADLLGVSSDTIRRWVDAGRLTAGRDEHGHRVIDGVDLAAFARAQAADPDAGTEFSSARNRLRGIVVDVRKDTVMAQVDIQAGPFRVVSLMSREAVDELDLRVGSVAVAVIKSTTVVVERAAPTTTRGRAGG
- a CDS encoding ABC transporter ATP-binding protein, with the protein product MTGPLLDARLVVDRGTFRLDVPLRVAPGEVVALLGPNGAGKTTALRALAGLHPLTDGHVTLDGVDLDRPATRGWVPTERRSIGVVFQDYLLFPHLSALDNVAFGPRRHGVDRRTARATARDWLDRVGLDGQAHRRPRQLSGGQAQRVALARALALAPSLLLLDEPLAALDARTRLETRAELHRHLAAHPGATLLVTHDPLDALALADRLVIVEGGRVVQEGDGPSVTARPRTDYVARLVGLNLYRGRADGLGVRVAPELTLAVADRLDGEAFVAFRPAAVALHPSRPEGSPRNTWAGTVAGVQRHGDNLRVQVDGPIEVAADVTPAAVAQLRLVPGQRVWVAVKATETHAYPATG
- a CDS encoding RNA polymerase sigma factor encodes the protein MSDELLVVRCQLGERKAFTELVQGWHPAVERYVGRMLGGSDDDVVQEIWLAVFRGLPKLRQPDRFTPWLFAIARRAVMNRLRAAYARPDPEPIDDLPGDDEAEEIVNRETLAGALAALPVREREVLVLFYLEDLPLDACAQICAVPVGTVKSRLNRARRLLRNELARKGYEA